A genomic region of Salvelinus alpinus chromosome 12, SLU_Salpinus.1, whole genome shotgun sequence contains the following coding sequences:
- the LOC139535533 gene encoding protein FAM72A-like, with product MSTSNFKNKCVTQVNCIYCESLLCTRGMKAVLLADTEIELFSTDIPPNRTVDFVASCYSTESCRCKLRDIACLKCGNVVGYHVVAPCKPCLLSCNNGHFWMFNSDAVSTLNRLDATGLNLLLWGDLPELEDSENEESESPSEEECIR from the exons ATGTCTACCTCCAACTTCAAAAACAAATGTGTCACTCAAGTGAATTGTATATATTGTGAGAGTCTTCTCTGCACAAGAGGAATGAAGGCAGTACTTCTTGCAGACACAGAAATTGAGCTGTTTTCTACTGACATACCTCCCAACAG AACTGTTGACTTTGTGGCCAGCTGCTACTCTACAGAAAGCTGCAGATGCAAACTGAGAGATATCGCCTGCCTGAAATG TGGTAATGTTGTGGGGTATCACGTGGTCGCTCCCTGTAAGCCCTGCTTGCTGTCCTGTAACAATGGCCATTTCTGGATGTTTAACAGTGATGCTGTGTCCACCCTCAACCGACTGGATGCTACAG GTTTAAACTTGTTGCTGTGGGGAGACCTTCCCGAGCTAGAGGACAGCGAGAACGAGGAATCAGAAAGCCCATCAGAGGAGGAGTGTATCAggtag